One Rhinopithecus roxellana isolate Shanxi Qingling chromosome 7, ASM756505v1, whole genome shotgun sequence DNA segment encodes these proteins:
- the CLCN5 gene encoding H(+)/Cl(-) exchange transporter 5 isoform X2 encodes MAMWQGAMDNRGFQQGSFSSFQNSSSDEDLMDIPATAMDFSMRDDVPPLDREVGGIIIGDDNLS; translated from the coding sequence GTGCCATGGATAACAGAGGCTTTCAGCAGGGGAGTTTTAGTAGCTTCCAGAACAGCTCCAGTGATGAAGACTTGATGGACATTCCAGCGACCGCTATGGATTTCTCCATGAGAGATGATGTTCCTCCCTTAGACCGAGAAGTAGGAGGTATCATTATTGGTGATGataatttatcttaa